The Kocuria flava nucleotide sequence TGGTGCTCCCGTCGTATCCGGGGGCCGTTGGAACGATTGACCGAGGCGGCCCAGGGCATGGCCCACGGCCGCTACGACACCCGGGTCCCGGCGATGGGCGCCGGGGCGGAGGTCGAGGCCCTTGCCTCCTCGTTCAACACCATGGCCGCCCGTCTGCAGAGCACCGAGGACACCCGCCGGCGAATGCTCTCGGACCTGGCCCATGAGATGCGCACCCCCATCGCGGTGCTCACCGTCTACTGCGAGGCCCTCCAGGACGGGGTCACCCACTGGGATGAGACCACCAGTGAGCTCATGAGCGAGCAACTGGCCCGACTGACCCGGCTGGTGGACGACATCAACGACGTCTCCCGCGCCGAGGAGGGCCGGATCGACCTGGACCGCACCGAGCAGCCCGTCGGTGAGCTCCTCCGGAGTGCCGTGGAGGCCCACCGGGAGGGCTACGCCGCCAAGGGCGTAGCCCTGGAGCTCGACGTCGACGAGTCGGCCGGGACCGTGGACGTGGACCGGCAACGGATGGGCCAGGTACTGGGCAACCTGCTCACCAACGCCCTGCGCCACACCCCGCTGGGCGGAAAGGTGATCCTGATGGCGGCCCGGCAGGGTCCCGGGCGGATCGCCATCCACGTGGCCGACACCGGTGATGGCATCAGCGCCGAGCACCTGTCCCACGTCTTCGAACGCTTCTACCGCGGGGACACCGCCCGCGACCGCGACCACGGCGGCTCCGGGATCGGCCTGACCATCTCCCGCGCCCTGGTCGAGGCCCACGGCGGGTCCCTCACCGCCACCTCCCCCGGACCCGGTCAGGGTGCGGTGTTCACCATGGAGCTGCCCACCTGTCACCGCGTGGGTTACCCGGCAGCAGAGGTCACCGGATGACCCACTTGCTTTATACCCCCATGGGGTATATACCCTAGAGCGGTAGGGATCCTTTGGGTCCCTGCGGTATCGCATGACCCGATCGAAGGAGCTCCAGATGACCCCCGAGACCCGTCAGCCGTTGCCGATGGCTTCCACCGGCTGCGCCTGCTGCACCCCCGCCCCGGCCTCCGACCAGACGGCTCCCGCCGCCGAAGCGGCCCCCTCGGCCGGCACGTCCGCCACGTATCAGGTGGAGGGCATGACCTGCGGCCACTGCGCGACCAGCGTCACCGAGGAGATCACCGCCCTGGAGGGTGTGACCGATGTGCGCATCGACCTGGTGGCCGGTGGCCTCTCCACTGTGACTGTGAGCGGTATGGCAACCCCGGAGGCCGTGCGGGCCGCGGTCGAGGCGGCCGGTTACGCCGTCGTCGCGGCCTGAGTAACCCCACCGCCGTACCGACCAGCCAACCATCTTCGCGGAAGGAGCATCATGAGCACCCCGCATCATGACCACGGCCACCCGCACGCCGACCCCGACGCCGTGCAACCCATGGACCACAGCGGCCACGCCGGTCACGGGCAGCACGGCGATGCCGATACCCACGGGCAGGCCATGCCGCACGGGCACGCCCACTCCGCCCTCGACGAGGACCACACCGTCCACACCCACGGCGAACATGCCGGGCACTCCACGGCGATGTTCAAGAACAAGTTCTGGTTCTCCTTGGTGCTGGCGGTCCCGGTGGTGGTGTTCAGCCCCATGGTCGGGCACCTGCTGGGCTACCACATCCCCGAGTTCCCCGGGTCGGCTTGGATCGCTCCGGTGCTGGGCACGGTCATCTACTTCTACGGCGGGATGCCGTTCCTCAAGGGCGGGCTCACCGAGCTCAAGAGCCGGCAGCCGGGGATGATGCTGCTGATCAGCATGGCCATCACGGTCGCGTTCGTGGCCTCCTGGGTGACCACCCTGGGGATCGGCGGGTTCGAGCTGGACTTCTGGTGGGAGCTGGCGCTGCTGGTGGTGATCATGCTGCTGGGGCACTGGATGGAGATGCGGGCGCTGGGGGCGGCCTCCTCCGCCCTGGACGCCCTGGCGGAACTGCTGCCCGACGAGGCCGAGAAGATCGTGAACGGCAAGACCGTCACCGTGCCGATCGCCGAGCTGGCGATCGGGGATGTGGTCCTGGTCCGATCCGGGGCTCGGGTTCCGGCCGACGGGCAGATCGTCGACGGCGCCGCGGAGTTCGACGAGTCCATGATCACCGGCGAGTCCCAGCCCGTCTCCCGGGGGCCCGGGGAGACGGTGGTGGCGGGGACCGTGGCCACCGACAACGCGGTCCGGGTCCGCGTCGACGCGGTGGGCGAGAACACGGCCCTGGCCGGGATCCAGCGGATGGTCGCCGACGCCCAGGCCTCCTCCTCCCGCGCCCAGGCCCTGGCCGACCGGGCCGCCGCGTGGCTGTTCTGGTTCGCCCTGGCCGCCGGCGTGCTCACCGCCATCACCTGGACCCTG carries:
- a CDS encoding HAMP domain-containing sensor histidine kinase, giving the protein MTRRPRGLVSRFLLAQLLVVAASLLAAVVVASVAGPAIFHEHLIMAGHPENSPELLHVEQAYRDTNLITLGVALGTALVCALLVSAWCSRRIRGPLERLTEAAQGMAHGRYDTRVPAMGAGAEVEALASSFNTMAARLQSTEDTRRRMLSDLAHEMRTPIAVLTVYCEALQDGVTHWDETTSELMSEQLARLTRLVDDINDVSRAEEGRIDLDRTEQPVGELLRSAVEAHREGYAAKGVALELDVDESAGTVDVDRQRMGQVLGNLLTNALRHTPLGGKVILMAARQGPGRIAIHVADTGDGISAEHLSHVFERFYRGDTARDRDHGGSGIGLTISRALVEAHGGSLTATSPGPGQGAVFTMELPTCHRVGYPAAEVTG
- a CDS encoding heavy-metal-associated domain-containing protein, with the protein product MTPETRQPLPMASTGCACCTPAPASDQTAPAAEAAPSAGTSATYQVEGMTCGHCATSVTEEITALEGVTDVRIDLVAGGLSTVTVSGMATPEAVRAAVEAAGYAVVAA